The Candidatus Omnitrophota bacterium genome includes a window with the following:
- a CDS encoding tetratricopeptide repeat protein encodes MMLSFVSPSLCRGEGAAPALPEGYNTGLDLNGVLSQANEHYTQGELIKALDGYLYLLGLGVRNGYLYYNLGNTHFRLGRLGDAILWYERALRLLPRHRDLFVNYVYARNQLADEEFQQAKYGGTVDMLRSIHHYLNMRESLLCALAAFWLWTLSLLLLWQVRTETARGWLRIPCWTLGIAFILLSLSASWKIYDYERSAEAIVMAQAVDIKTGPNADMKTAFTLHEGTKVDVLREQGGWARISLPGNSAFNGWLLKEAIETI; translated from the coding sequence ATGATGTTGTCCTTCGTCTCTCCCTCGCTGTGCCGGGGCGAGGGGGCGGCTCCGGCGCTTCCGGAAGGATACAATACGGGACTGGACCTCAACGGAGTGCTGTCGCAGGCCAATGAACATTATACCCAGGGGGAGTTGATTAAGGCGTTGGATGGGTATTTATATTTGTTGGGATTGGGCGTTCGCAACGGATATCTTTATTACAATTTGGGAAATACGCATTTTCGCTTGGGCCGTCTCGGCGACGCTATTCTATGGTACGAACGGGCGTTGCGGCTGCTGCCCCGCCATCGCGATTTGTTTGTGAATTACGTCTATGCGCGCAACCAGCTCGCCGATGAGGAATTTCAACAGGCGAAGTATGGCGGAACCGTGGATATGCTGCGCAGCATCCATCATTACTTGAATATGAGGGAAAGCCTTCTCTGCGCTTTGGCCGCCTTCTGGTTATGGACGCTCTCCCTCCTTCTGCTTTGGCAAGTGCGGACGGAAACGGCGCGAGGCTGGCTTCGAATCCCTTGCTGGACGTTGGGTATTGCGTTTATACTACTTTCTTTGTCTGCGAGTTGGAAAATTTACGATTACGAACGGTCTGCTGAAGCGATCGTGATGGCGCAAGCCGTCGACATTAAAACGGGTCCGAACGCAGATATGAAGACGGCGTTTACGCTGCATGAAGGAACGAAAGTCGACGTACTGCGGGAGCAAGGCGGTTGGGCGCGCATATCGCTGCCGGGAAATTCCGCTTTCAACGGCTGGCTGCTCAAAGAGGCGATAGAAACAATATAG